One Elaeis guineensis isolate ETL-2024a chromosome 10, EG11, whole genome shotgun sequence genomic window carries:
- the LOC105052933 gene encoding uncharacterized protein isoform X3, whose amino-acid sequence MKSTVYSVLSTLAPLHYDNLTYCHKQSLKIFNRFSGQYKSFHSHMGNNPVHLEKRMVEGQYLPPWFSVAPMMDWTDNHYRTLARLISKHAWLYTEMVVAETIVHQRNNLERFLAFSPEQHPIVLQIGGSNLENLAKAAELANAYSFDEINLNCGCPSGKVAGHGCFGARLMLDPKFVADAMSAIAANCGVPVSVKCRIGVDDRDSYDELCDFVYTVVSNSPTRHFIIHARKALLSGLSPAENRKVPPLKYEYYFALLRDFPEVQFTINGGIIGIDQVNAARRQGAHGVMVGRAAYNNPWSTLGHVDSAVYGVPSSSLSRRQILENYQIYGDSVLGKYGPGKPGIRQLVKPLLNLFHSEPGNGSWKRKADAAMCHCKGSSKKPGNQGCSTNLIHYN is encoded by the exons ATGAAGTCTACAGTATATAGTGTGCTTTCTACGCTAGCTCCTCTTCACTATGATAACCTTACATACTGTCACAAGCAATCCTTAAAGATATTTAATAGATTTTCTGGTCAGTATAAAAGTTTTCATTCTCATATGGGGAACAATCCAGTTCATTTGGAAAAGAGAATGGTTGAAGGACAGTATCTTCCTCCTTGGTTCAG TGTTGCTCCAATGATGGACTGGACAGATAATCACTATAGGACTCTTGCTCGACTCATATCCAAACATGCATGGCTTTACACAGAAATGGTTGTGGCGGAAACCATCGTTCATCAAAGGAACAACTTG GAAAGATTCTTGGCATTTTCTCCAGAGCAGCACCCAATTGTTCTACAGATTGGTGGGAGCAATTTGGAGAACCTAGCAAAGGCAGCTGAACTTGCAAATGCTTACTCTTTTGATGAAATTAATCTAAA CTGTGGATGCCCTAGCGGAAAAGTTGCAGGTCATGGTTGCTTTGGTGCGCGTCTAATGTTGGACCCAAAG TTCGTTGCAGATGCTATGTCAGCCATTGCTGCCAATTGTGGTGTTCCAGTCAGTGTGAAGTGCAGAATAGGAGTAGATGATCGTGATTCTTATGATGAACTCT GTGACTTTGTCTATACAGTTGTTTCTAACTCGCCAACTAGACATTTTATTATACATGCACGGAAGGCATTGCTTAGTGGCCTCAGCCCTGCTGAAAATCGGAAGGTTCCTCCTCTAAA ATATGAGTACTATTTTGCCTTGCTGCGTGACTTCCCAGAAGTACAGTTTACTATAAATGGAGGCATCATTGGCATTGATCAG GTAAATGCAGCCCGAAGACAAGGAGCCCATGGAGTCATGGTTGGTCGTGCTGCTTATAATAA CCCATGGTCCACTCTGGGACATGTTGATAGTGCAGTATATGGTGTCCCAAGTTCTAGTCTTTCACGTCGCCAG ATCCTTGAAAATTATCAGATATATGGTGATTCTGTTTTAGGAAAATATGGACCTGGCAAACCGGGCATTAGACAACTGGTCAAG CCATTACTGAACCTATTTCATTCAGAACCTGGAAATGGTTCATGGAAACGCAAGGCTGATGCTGCAATGTGCCATTGCAAG GGTTCAAGCAAGAAGCCTGGCAACCAAGGATGCTCCACTAACCTGATACATt ACAATTGA
- the LOC105052933 gene encoding uncharacterized protein isoform X4, with protein MMDWTDNHYRTLARLISKHAWLYTEMVVAETIVHQRNNLERFLAFSPEQHPIVLQIGGSNLENLAKAAELANAYSFDEINLNCGCPSGKVAGHGCFGARLMLDPKFVADAMSAIAANCGVPVSVKCRIGVDDRDSYDELCDFVYTVVSNSPTRHFIIHARKALLSGLSPAENRKVPPLKYEYYFALLRDFPEVQFTINGGIIGIDQVNAARRQGAHGVMVGRAAYNNPWSTLGHVDSAVYGVPSSSLSRRQILENYQIYGDSVLGKYGPGKPGIRQLVKPLLNLFHSEPGNGSWKRKADAAMCHCKTIESFLEETLDAIPDSVLDSTLDRSPSDWEGSFADIDGVLPPPYKSSLQQSVSADDPVKLSACLCVPS; from the exons ATGATGGACTGGACAGATAATCACTATAGGACTCTTGCTCGACTCATATCCAAACATGCATGGCTTTACACAGAAATGGTTGTGGCGGAAACCATCGTTCATCAAAGGAACAACTTG GAAAGATTCTTGGCATTTTCTCCAGAGCAGCACCCAATTGTTCTACAGATTGGTGGGAGCAATTTGGAGAACCTAGCAAAGGCAGCTGAACTTGCAAATGCTTACTCTTTTGATGAAATTAATCTAAA CTGTGGATGCCCTAGCGGAAAAGTTGCAGGTCATGGTTGCTTTGGTGCGCGTCTAATGTTGGACCCAAAG TTCGTTGCAGATGCTATGTCAGCCATTGCTGCCAATTGTGGTGTTCCAGTCAGTGTGAAGTGCAGAATAGGAGTAGATGATCGTGATTCTTATGATGAACTCT GTGACTTTGTCTATACAGTTGTTTCTAACTCGCCAACTAGACATTTTATTATACATGCACGGAAGGCATTGCTTAGTGGCCTCAGCCCTGCTGAAAATCGGAAGGTTCCTCCTCTAAA ATATGAGTACTATTTTGCCTTGCTGCGTGACTTCCCAGAAGTACAGTTTACTATAAATGGAGGCATCATTGGCATTGATCAG GTAAATGCAGCCCGAAGACAAGGAGCCCATGGAGTCATGGTTGGTCGTGCTGCTTATAATAA CCCATGGTCCACTCTGGGACATGTTGATAGTGCAGTATATGGTGTCCCAAGTTCTAGTCTTTCACGTCGCCAG ATCCTTGAAAATTATCAGATATATGGTGATTCTGTTTTAGGAAAATATGGACCTGGCAAACCGGGCATTAGACAACTGGTCAAG CCATTACTGAACCTATTTCATTCAGAACCTGGAAATGGTTCATGGAAACGCAAGGCTGATGCTGCAATGTGCCATTGCAAG ACAATTGAATCTTTTCTTGAAGAGACCTTGGATGCCATCCCTGACTCTGTTTTGGATTCAACCCTAGACAGAAGCCCATCAGATTGGGAAGGGAGTTTTGCTGATATTGATGGCGTGTTACCTCCTCCATATAAATCTAGTTTACAGCAGTCAGTGAGTGCTGATGATCCTGTAAAATTATCAGCTTGTCTGTGCGTGCCATCTTGA
- the LOC105052933 gene encoding uncharacterized protein isoform X2, translating to MKSTVYSVLSTLAPLHYDNLTYCHKQSLKIFNRFSGQYKSFHSHMGNNPVHLEKRMVEGQYLPPWFSVAPMMDWTDNHYRTLARLISKHAWLYTEMVVAETIVHQRNNLERFLAFSPEQHPIVLQIGGSNLENLAKAAELANAYSFDEINLNCGCPSGKVAGHGCFGARLMLDPKFVADAMSAIAANCGVPVSVKCRIGVDDRDSYDELCDFVYTVVSNSPTRHFIIHARKALLSGLSPAENRKVPPLKYEYYFALLRDFPEVQFTINGGIIGIDQVNAARRQGAHGVMVGRAAYNNPWSTLGHVDSAVYGVPSSSLSRRQILENYQIYGDSVLGKYGPGKPGIRQLVKPLLNLFHSEPGNGSWKRKADAAMCHCKGSSKKPGNQGCSTNLIHYLYQMKLHLCFGLVLAEVDVI from the exons ATGAAGTCTACAGTATATAGTGTGCTTTCTACGCTAGCTCCTCTTCACTATGATAACCTTACATACTGTCACAAGCAATCCTTAAAGATATTTAATAGATTTTCTGGTCAGTATAAAAGTTTTCATTCTCATATGGGGAACAATCCAGTTCATTTGGAAAAGAGAATGGTTGAAGGACAGTATCTTCCTCCTTGGTTCAG TGTTGCTCCAATGATGGACTGGACAGATAATCACTATAGGACTCTTGCTCGACTCATATCCAAACATGCATGGCTTTACACAGAAATGGTTGTGGCGGAAACCATCGTTCATCAAAGGAACAACTTG GAAAGATTCTTGGCATTTTCTCCAGAGCAGCACCCAATTGTTCTACAGATTGGTGGGAGCAATTTGGAGAACCTAGCAAAGGCAGCTGAACTTGCAAATGCTTACTCTTTTGATGAAATTAATCTAAA CTGTGGATGCCCTAGCGGAAAAGTTGCAGGTCATGGTTGCTTTGGTGCGCGTCTAATGTTGGACCCAAAG TTCGTTGCAGATGCTATGTCAGCCATTGCTGCCAATTGTGGTGTTCCAGTCAGTGTGAAGTGCAGAATAGGAGTAGATGATCGTGATTCTTATGATGAACTCT GTGACTTTGTCTATACAGTTGTTTCTAACTCGCCAACTAGACATTTTATTATACATGCACGGAAGGCATTGCTTAGTGGCCTCAGCCCTGCTGAAAATCGGAAGGTTCCTCCTCTAAA ATATGAGTACTATTTTGCCTTGCTGCGTGACTTCCCAGAAGTACAGTTTACTATAAATGGAGGCATCATTGGCATTGATCAG GTAAATGCAGCCCGAAGACAAGGAGCCCATGGAGTCATGGTTGGTCGTGCTGCTTATAATAA CCCATGGTCCACTCTGGGACATGTTGATAGTGCAGTATATGGTGTCCCAAGTTCTAGTCTTTCACGTCGCCAG ATCCTTGAAAATTATCAGATATATGGTGATTCTGTTTTAGGAAAATATGGACCTGGCAAACCGGGCATTAGACAACTGGTCAAG CCATTACTGAACCTATTTCATTCAGAACCTGGAAATGGTTCATGGAAACGCAAGGCTGATGCTGCAATGTGCCATTGCAAG GGTTCAAGCAAGAAGCCTGGCAACCAAGGATGCTCCACTAACCTGATACATt ACTTGTATCAGATGAAACTCCACCTTTGTTTTGGATTGGTTCTTGCTGAAGTTGATGTGATTTAG
- the LOC105052932 gene encoding xyloglucan endotransglucosylase/hydrolase protein 22 → MRKLSLVPQASLLTTLIVAASANFLADVDLTWGSGRGKILENGNLLQLSLDKASGSGFQSKQEYLFGRIDMRMKLVPGNSAGTVTTLYLSSQGPTHDEIDYEFLGNISGQPYTLHTNIYTQGKGNKEQQFRLWFDPRLDFHTYSILWNPQQILFYVDGTPVRVFRNMEGMGLPYPKNQAMRLYSSLWNADDWATMGGRVKTDWSQAPFVASYRGFSANACVWAGGRSSCPAAKGTWWAQSLDSPGAQKLKWVRQNYMIYDYCTDSKRFPQGFPPECSLST, encoded by the exons ATGAGAAAACTATCCCTTGTTCCACAAGCCTCCCTCCTCACCACCCTCATCGTCGCCGCCTCGGCGAACTTCCTCGCCGACGTCGACCTCACATGGGGTAGTGGAAGAGGAAAAATATTAGAAAACGGCAATCTTCTTCAACTCTCCCTTGACAAGGCTTCTGGCTCTGGATTCCAATCCAAACAGGAGTATTTGTTTGGAAGGATTGACATGAGGATGAAGCTTGTCCCTGGAAACTCCGCCGGCACTGTCACCACCTTATAT TTATCTTCGCAAGGACCGACTCATGATGAGATTGACTACGAGTTTCTGGGGAATATCAGTGGGCAGCCATACACGCTTCACACCAATATATACACACAGGGAAAGGGTAACAAGGAGCAGCAGTTCCGTCTGTGGTTTGATCCCAGGCTGGATTTCCACACCTACTCCATCCTCTGGAATCCGCAGCAGATACT GTTCTACGTAGATGGAACACCAGTCAGAGTGTTTAGGAACATGGAGGGGATGGGTCTACCCTACCCCAAGAACCAGGCGATGCGGCTCTACTCCAGCCTCTGGAACGCCGACGACTGGGCCACCATGGGTGGGCGCGTCAAGACGGACTGGAGCCAGGCCCCCTTCGTGGCCTCCTACCGTGGCTTCAGCGCCAACGCCTGCGTGTGGGCCGGGGGGAGGTCCTCCTGCCCGGCCGCCAAGGGAACCTGGTGGGCCCAGTCTCTGGACTCTCCTGGGGCCCAGAAGCTCAAGTGGGTCCGCCAGAACTACATGATCTACGACTACTGCACGGACTCCAAACGCTTCCCCCAAGGCTTCCCCCCTGAGTGCTCTCTGTCTACTTGA
- the LOC105052933 gene encoding uncharacterized protein isoform X1, which translates to MKSTVYSVLSTLAPLHYDNLTYCHKQSLKIFNRFSGQYKSFHSHMGNNPVHLEKRMVEGQYLPPWFSVAPMMDWTDNHYRTLARLISKHAWLYTEMVVAETIVHQRNNLERFLAFSPEQHPIVLQIGGSNLENLAKAAELANAYSFDEINLNCGCPSGKVAGHGCFGARLMLDPKFVADAMSAIAANCGVPVSVKCRIGVDDRDSYDELCDFVYTVVSNSPTRHFIIHARKALLSGLSPAENRKVPPLKYEYYFALLRDFPEVQFTINGGIIGIDQVNAARRQGAHGVMVGRAAYNNPWSTLGHVDSAVYGVPSSSLSRRQILENYQIYGDSVLGKYGPGKPGIRQLVKPLLNLFHSEPGNGSWKRKADAAMCHCKTIESFLEETLDAIPDSVLDSTLDRSPSDWEGSFADIDGVLPPPYKSSLQQSVSADDPVKLSACLCVPS; encoded by the exons ATGAAGTCTACAGTATATAGTGTGCTTTCTACGCTAGCTCCTCTTCACTATGATAACCTTACATACTGTCACAAGCAATCCTTAAAGATATTTAATAGATTTTCTGGTCAGTATAAAAGTTTTCATTCTCATATGGGGAACAATCCAGTTCATTTGGAAAAGAGAATGGTTGAAGGACAGTATCTTCCTCCTTGGTTCAG TGTTGCTCCAATGATGGACTGGACAGATAATCACTATAGGACTCTTGCTCGACTCATATCCAAACATGCATGGCTTTACACAGAAATGGTTGTGGCGGAAACCATCGTTCATCAAAGGAACAACTTG GAAAGATTCTTGGCATTTTCTCCAGAGCAGCACCCAATTGTTCTACAGATTGGTGGGAGCAATTTGGAGAACCTAGCAAAGGCAGCTGAACTTGCAAATGCTTACTCTTTTGATGAAATTAATCTAAA CTGTGGATGCCCTAGCGGAAAAGTTGCAGGTCATGGTTGCTTTGGTGCGCGTCTAATGTTGGACCCAAAG TTCGTTGCAGATGCTATGTCAGCCATTGCTGCCAATTGTGGTGTTCCAGTCAGTGTGAAGTGCAGAATAGGAGTAGATGATCGTGATTCTTATGATGAACTCT GTGACTTTGTCTATACAGTTGTTTCTAACTCGCCAACTAGACATTTTATTATACATGCACGGAAGGCATTGCTTAGTGGCCTCAGCCCTGCTGAAAATCGGAAGGTTCCTCCTCTAAA ATATGAGTACTATTTTGCCTTGCTGCGTGACTTCCCAGAAGTACAGTTTACTATAAATGGAGGCATCATTGGCATTGATCAG GTAAATGCAGCCCGAAGACAAGGAGCCCATGGAGTCATGGTTGGTCGTGCTGCTTATAATAA CCCATGGTCCACTCTGGGACATGTTGATAGTGCAGTATATGGTGTCCCAAGTTCTAGTCTTTCACGTCGCCAG ATCCTTGAAAATTATCAGATATATGGTGATTCTGTTTTAGGAAAATATGGACCTGGCAAACCGGGCATTAGACAACTGGTCAAG CCATTACTGAACCTATTTCATTCAGAACCTGGAAATGGTTCATGGAAACGCAAGGCTGATGCTGCAATGTGCCATTGCAAG ACAATTGAATCTTTTCTTGAAGAGACCTTGGATGCCATCCCTGACTCTGTTTTGGATTCAACCCTAGACAGAAGCCCATCAGATTGGGAAGGGAGTTTTGCTGATATTGATGGCGTGTTACCTCCTCCATATAAATCTAGTTTACAGCAGTCAGTGAGTGCTGATGATCCTGTAAAATTATCAGCTTGTCTGTGCGTGCCATCTTGA